A window from Salvia miltiorrhiza cultivar Shanhuang (shh) chromosome 2, IMPLAD_Smil_shh, whole genome shotgun sequence encodes these proteins:
- the LOC131013490 gene encoding CBL-interacting serine/threonine-protein kinase 12-like: MAAGNNGTAASKSLKSPKQKELQGLLLDRYDVGKVIGHGTFAKVYHARNVKTGEGVAIKVTDKEKILKVGLMAHIKREISILRRVRHPNIVQLFEVMATKSKIFFVMEFVKGGELFSKVAKGRLKEEVARKYFQQLISAVAFCHARGVYHRDLKPENILLDEDGNLKVSDFGLSAIPEQIKQDGLFHTFCGTPAYVAPEVLSRKGYDAAKVDIWSCGVILFVLMAGYLPFHDQNVMFMYKKIHKGEFRCPRWFSPELIRLLTRLLDINPETRITIPEIMETKWFKKGFKHVKFYIEDDKLCSLDSCENETDEFGAPDHSLSESESELESRRKITTLPRPASLNAFDIISFSRGFDLSGLFDEGSDGGARFVSGAPVSTIISKLEEIAKVVSFAVRKKDCRVSLEGSRDGVKGPLTIAAEIFELTPSLRVVEVKKKGGDRQEYEDFCNTELKPGLQSLITAENGVNSSYLPSDTE, from the coding sequence ATGGCCGCCGGCAACAACGGCACAGCCGCAAGCAAATCTCTGAAATCGCCGAAGCAGAAGGAGCTGCAGGGGCTGCTATTAGACCGGTACGACGTCGGAAAGGTCATCGGCCACGGGACCTTCGCGAAGGTGTACCACGCGAGGAACGTGAAGACAGGTGAGGGGGTGGCGATAAAGGTCACCGACAAGGAGAAGATCTTGAAGGTCGGTCTAATGGCGCATATCAAGCGCGAGATCTCGATCCTGCGGCGCGTCCGCCACCCAAACATCGTGCAATTGTTCGAGGTGATGGCGACCAAGTCAAAGATCTTCTTCGTGATGGAGTTCGTCAAGGGCGGCGAGCTCTTCAGCAAGGTGGCCAAGGGCCGCCTCAAGGAGGAGGTGGCGCGGAAGTACTTCCAGCAGCTGATCTCCGCGGTGGCGTTCTGCCACGCCCGCGGCGTCTACCACCGCGATTTGAAGCCGGAGAACATCCTCCTCGATGAGGACGGCAACCTCAAGGTCTCCGACTTCGGATTGAGCGCGATTCCTGAGCAGATTAAGCAGGACGGGCTGTTCCACACTTTCTGCGGCACGCCGGCCTATGTGGCACCGGAGGTTCTGTCGAGGAAAGGGTACGACGCCGCCAAGGTCGATATCTGGAGCTGTGGTGTGATCTTATTCGTTCTAATGGCCGGCTACTTGCCGTTTCATGATCAAAATGTGATGTTTATGTATAAGAAGATTCACAAGGGGGAATTCCGGTGCCCTAGATGGTTTTCACCCGAATTGATTCGTTTACTAACTCGATTGCTTGATATCAATCCCGAAACTAGGATTACCATACCGGAAATTATGGAGACTAAGTGGTTCAAGAAGGGGTTTAAGCATGTGAAATTCTACATTGAGGATGATAAGTTATGTAGTCTTGATTCCTGTGAGAATGAGACTGATGAGTTTGGTGCGCCTGATCATTCATTGTCTGAATCGGAGTCTGAGTTGGAGAGTAGGCGGAAGATCACCACCCTCCCTAGGCCGGCTAGCTTGAACGCATTTGATATCATCTCCTTTTCGCGTGGCTTTGATCTGTCGGGGTTGTTTGATGAAGGATCGGATGGGGGGGCGAGGTTTGTCTCAGGGGCCCCAGTGTCGACTATCATATCAAAGTTGGAGGAGATTGCCAAGGTTGTGAGCTTTGCAGTGAGGAAGAAGGATTGTAGAGTGAGTTTAGAGGGGTCGAGGGATGGTGTGAAGGGCCCATTGACAATTGCAGCTGAGATATTCGAGCTAACGCCTTCTTTGAGAGTGGTTGAGGTCAAGAAAAAGGGAGGTGATAGGCAAGAATATGAGGATTTTTGCAACACTGAACTCAAACCGGGATTGCAGAGTCTTATTACGGCAGAAAATGGTGTGAATTCTTCTTACTTGCCTTCAGACACTGAATAG
- the LOC131013491 gene encoding CBL-interacting protein kinase 5-like, translating to MMNDKRREGEMEKKGKILMRKYEMGKVLGQGTFAKVHHGRELKSGESVAIKMIDKEKIMKVGLIEQIKREISVMRLVKHPNVVQLYEVLASKSKIYFVMEYVKGGELFNKVAKGRLKEDAARRYFQQLVAAVDFCHSRGVYHRDLKPENLLLDEHGNLKVTDFGLSALIDSKRHDGLLHTTCGTPAYVAPEVINKRGYDGVKADIWSCGVILFVLLAGYLPFHNSNLMDMYKKISRGDFRCPHWFPPEVRKLLSRILDPHPSSRITINKIMENSWFRKGFQPPMFQDLFNDDKNPIIEVVDSDSESCSSSSSSTHYMNAFDLISLSPGFDLSGLFEDERGGSQHAWFTTTQPPAMVVSKLEELATTESFKIKKKDGVVKMQGKKGGRKGQLGIDAEIFEVAPSFHMVEVKKSSGDTLEYVKFCDQELKPSLKDIVWSWQGKQLPA from the coding sequence ATGATGAATGATAaaaggagagagggagagatggaGAAGAAAGGCAAGATTCTGATGCGCAAATACGAGATGGGGAAGGTGCTAGGGCAAGGAACGTTCGCGAAGGTTCACCACGGTCGCGAGCTGAAATCGGGGGAGAGCGTGGCGATCAAGATGATCGACAAGGAGAAGATCATGAAGGTGGGGCTGATCGAGCAGATCAAGCGGGAGATCTCGGTGATGAGGCTGGTCAAGCATCCCAACGTGGTCCAGCTCTACGAGGTGTTGGCCAGCAAATCCAAGATCTACTTCGTGATGGAGTACGTCAAGGGCGGCGAGCTCTTCAACAAGGTCGCCAAGGGCCGCCTCAAGGAGGACGCCGCCCGCCGCTACTTCCAGCAGCTCGTCGCCGCCGTCGACTTCTGCCACAGCCGCGGCGTCTACCACCGCGACCTCAAGCCCGAGAACCTCCTCCTCGACGAGCACGGCAACCTCAAGGTCACCGACTTCGGCCTCAGCGCCCTCATCGACTCCAAGCGCCACGACGGCCTCCTCCACACCACCTGCGGCACCCCCGCCTACGTGGCGCCGGAGGTCATCAACAAGCGCGGCTACGACGGCGTCAAGGCCGATATCTGGTCGTGTGGGGTCATTCTGTTCGTGCTGCTTGCCGGGTATCTCCCCTTCCACAACTCCAATTTGATGGACATGTATAAGAAGATCAGCCGCGGCGACTTCCGCTGCCCCCACTGGTTCCCGCCGGAGGTCAGGAAGCTCCTCTCGCGGATCCTCGACCCGCACCCCTCCTCCAGGATCACCATTAACAAGATCATGGAGAATTCCTGGTTCAGGAAGGGCTTCCAGCCTCCCATGTTTCAGGACTTGTTCAACGATGATAAGAATCCCATTATTGAGGTTGTTGATTCCGACTCCGAATCCTGcagctcctcctcctcctccacgcATTACATGAACGCCTTCGACCTCATCTCGCTCTCGCCGGGCTTCGACCTGTCGGGGCTGTTCGAGGACGAGCGCGGCGGCAGCCAACACGCCTGGTTCACCACCACGCAGCCGCCGGCGATGGTGGTGTCGAAGCTGGAGGAGCTGGCCACCACGGAGAGCTTCAAGATCAAGAAGAAGGACGGGGTGGTGAAGATGCAGGGGAAGAAGGGGGGGCGGAAGGGGCAGCTGGGGATCGACGCCGAGATATTCGAGGTGGCGCCGTCGTTCCACATGGTGGAGGTCAAGAAGTCGTCCGGCGACACGCTCGAGTATGTCAAGTTTTGCGATCAAGAGCTGAAGCCTTCGCTCAAGGACATAGTGTGGAGTTGGCAGGGGAAGCAGCTTCCTGCAtga
- the LOC131013492 gene encoding protein DOG1-like 3, whose product MAASDQSKEACHYQEWMNLQEEELSELNEAACSNDAELSRLVEKIMNHFEEYMRQRQLMARADVSPYFAPTWCSSLERSVLWIGGCRPSSYIRLIYALCGLEIESQLTDFLHGVHLGSLAHLSACQLAAVDDLHRKTIRDERSLSTRQASLQEDLLDTPIASIAVAPHAAGGNVEAALDKHARAMAEVLEEADRLRLATVREIVRILTPRQAVDFLAAGKKLRLCMQEWGKKRDLDHGRN is encoded by the coding sequence atggcagCAAGCGACCAAAGCAAAGAAGCCTGCCACTACCAAGAGTGGATGAACCTCCAAGAGGAGGAGCTCTCGGAGCTGAACGAGGCGGCGTGCAGCAACGACGCCGAGCTGAGCCGACTGGTGGAGAAAATCATGAACCACTTCGAAGAGTACATGCGGCAGCGCCAGCTGATGGCCCGCGCCGACGTGTCTCCCTACTTCGCCCCCACGTGGTGCTCCTCCCTCGAGCGCTCCGTGCTCTGGATCGGCGGCTGCCGCCCCTCCTCCTACATCCGCCTCATCTACGCCCTCTGCGGCCTCGAGATCGAGTCTCAGCTCACCGACTTCCTCCACGGCGTCCACCTCGGCAGCCTGGCCCACCTCTCCGCCTGCCAGCTCGCCGCCGTCGACGACCTGCACCGGAAGACCATCCGCGACGAGCGCAGCCTCTCCACGCGCCAGGCCTCCCTGCAGGAGGATCTCCTCGACACTCCCATCGCCTCCATCGCTGTCGCGCCCCACGCCGCCGGGGGAAATGTCGAGGCCGCGCTCGATAAGCACGCCCGCGCCATGGCCGAGGTCCTGGAGGAGGCCGATCGCCTGCGCCTCGCCACCGTCAGGGAGATTGTCAGGATTCTCACGCCGCGCCAGGCCGTCGACTTTCTGGCGGCCGGGAAGAAACTCCGCCTCTGCATGCAGGAATGGGGGAAGAAGAGAGACCTCGATCACGGTaggaattaa